The following nucleotide sequence is from Bactrocera oleae isolate idBacOlea1 chromosome 2, idBacOlea1, whole genome shotgun sequence.
AGATGAAATTCCGATATATCTAAAAGCTTCTGGAGAAATATTTTGTAAGGAAAACtgttgattttattgttgtaagcAACATTCTTGACATTTGTATTGATGTTGGAGGCACAAAGTATGACAGAAATATGCGGGGGCGTTTTATAAATTGCAAATGAAAATGCGTCGCCAACATTACTGACGCCAGGCGATTTTCGAGGTTTTTGAACATATAGAGGGCGGCTGTAAGTGCGGCAACTCTGTAGATATGAATTCTTATGCTTTGGAACGGCGGTTGGTCATTGCATGGATAGCGAAGAGAGCAGGCGTAGTAAATGTTAAATGCTGTTTTAGTGCATTTCGCCAAAGAGTAATGTTTATTCTAGCCACCAATATTCATGTGTAATTTTTAACGGGATTTCGCATTTTTGCAGCTTTTTCTTTCTAAAGCTTTTATGGCGACATTTTTGGCAAATGGTATTACAGCTTTGTAAATGCAGGCTGTAATaatagaacaacaacaacagctttgTAATTTGTTCtccacacacataaacacataaatttacacatacacacacgcagaTATTAGCGTATAATAAATTTGGCCAAGTTGCAAGGACTTATGTaggcaagtatgtatgtaaatgtgtgtgtgtgtgcgtttacatttgcaaattttaatattcctaCATTTTATGTCGCAACGAATTTTTACGTTTTAACGATTTCGCTATTCTTGCGCCATTATAATGATATGAGAAAAGCAGCTGCCGCTGAGCGGCGCTAACACATTGAAATGACATCCTTGCTGAGAAATTTGGAAATGAGTCATTCGGCATTAATGTTCGATGAACTATTTGGCAAGCGTAACGAGCGCGATAGAAActttaaagctttaaaaagagggcaatgaaatgaaatacaatGTTTGAGATTCACCGTTAAGGGTGAAGTAAATCccatttgattattattattttgtatacttttatacaatatatcaatgtgTATAGCATTGTTAGTCGAGAACAtccatgaaaaaatttttaatttgaaaataaagtcTACCAAAAAGTTCTGCaaagaatatatgtacttactcgtacatatgtataaatgtataagtctttgattcaaaaatttattatgtgtAATCTAACTCCCGAAGGTTTTGAAACGGTTTTATTTAGCCGATGAAATCTGTGAAGGTTTCtgattatataatttgtttttttttttttttttttgaagcaaaCCTTATTGCTGCTGGTTATGCTTAAAATTCGATATTTATGCTCTGCATCAACTGTCCATAGACGCTTATATACGCAAAGTATCTGCATGTTCTGTTATAAAGAATAAGGCATTAGATGGATGAAAACTATGTAAAGGATTATGGACACAACGATATCTTGAACCAActcgtaaatataaataaatctgaCTATATCCTTTTAATATTAGAGTACAATATCTCTCTTTATATCCGTCTATCGAACTCAGCCAGCCTCTTTCAATCGGAAGTACTAGGCACAGAGAAGACCTGCAGAGCTCTACTGAGTAACTACGAGAGCAATCATATATACGAATAGCTAGGCGGCACTGCTCGCTACAGTCAACAACTGCAGGAAAATTTTAAGCGCACGGATCTGAAGTCCGTTAGGAACGATTATGAGAGAGCCTTAAACACATAGCTCAGAACAGATTGAAATCAATTAGAAATTAAGAAGGAAATAAGGAAACAGTTTTCCACTCTCTCTGTGAATGCGCAACTCTATCACAAATCTGACATAGAGCACTTAGGATCCATTACATACCAAAAATTTAATGGAATGGTCTACAAAAGCATAACGGGTATAAGTAGTTTCATTGAGAGCtccaaatggtttgaacgctGAAACGAGATACCAAGATCATAAAGGTCCTACGATAGGGCATCAAAATTAATGGCGCATCTAGCGCTAATTGCTTTAGTCAATCCAAATGATATTTTTCTATATGTTCTCTCCCCATTACACACAACCTTTCTCAAAATCTTATTATTGCTGGTGCTCTTCattcaaaagttttaattattgGCAGAGCTGCTGTGTTTGAGTTAAGAAATcctagaaaaatttaattatagtaGAATCTGATAGCGAGCACTTTtattgacttaaaaaaaaaaacattttcacatattttaatctTTAAAGTCGCCTTTAAATAGGCTCTTGATCCAATACAAGCATCTCAGCGCTTAATCAATGTTTTCAGACACTTGTTAAATGTAAGCTTTGGCTCGGACATAAGATGATATatgatcaaacttcacacgaacatataAACGGTTGTACAatcttagaatttttttttatcaattcggCTTGCGAGTGCAGTTTAAATGAACCAGTCtggttcaaatttgatcagttggtagactaaaacacttttaaaatttattgcttcaatattttttaacattagtgtagaaaaatattttttgcataagaaaaattgttttcctATCAactttgttaataatattatgcagattaattgaaatcaataaaaaaatttaatgagacGCCCTTTTGTCCGAGCAATTAGCAGTTTTTTGAACTCAACAGCATAATCATCGGCActcatatgtctgtatgtatgtgtatgtccAATGTTCACACTGATAAcagttgtttattttaaaacataattgcaTACGGATGATTTGTTTCGACAGACGCCGTCACGCCAGCACCAAGAAACGCTCACATAACCAACAATTCGAAATGATTAAATTCCGAGCTTTCAACCAGCGCGTTTTGAATATGCGAAgattacaataatatattcCGTACCTAAGTATTAAGACATATATTTAGTTGAGTTCAAAATTTCTAGTTTTAAATTAATAGTTTCAGTCACATTGGTTGTTATTTACGTGCGAACAATTTAGATCCATTCAATtgactttttaaattaaactccAAAATAATTTCTTCTTTTAGGCATCTCGTTGTTAGTGTCATCTGGATTATCTTACTGCTAGCAACCTTGAAATCAAAAATATGCTTGCACAGCTTGCACTCTGCGCTTATCTGCAGTCACATGCAGACTTAATATGTGTATTATACATATagtccatacatatgtacatatgtagcggGTGTTTTCTAAGaggcatacatattttatgtcatattaaataaaaaaaaaattaaataaatttcctatattttgactttatttgaaattttatggaGACTAGTGTTTgggcgcatttatttattgcaacTTTGTGCTATACAGCCCGCCCTGTAGTTCCAATTTAGCACCATAATTCCAGCAAAGCCACCTGTGAACAATGCGCTGAATTTTGGTTTCCAACTGCTACTTTATCAGCCTAAGCCCTTGACTCGCATACCTACACAAATGACAGCTGCATTTTTTTGACAGCGTTTTTGACAGGTAACACTCTAGGAAATCTgctacttttaaaaataacccTATATTATATACTCCAATTTGctttatatacagttatatatttgtattatttcgcTATAAACatcatacgtatatgtatatgtattatctAAAGACTTCGGGTCTTTCATGGTGAAATCATTCAAAAGTTGCCGATGAATGAAACGTGTCCATAGAGATTAAAATTAGCTCACAAGAGAGCAATAAATATTCGTTTTTAAGCCTTATcttgtatgtaatataaaatttaaggcAATATGTTCCAAATTTTCATTGTTCGAAAATATTGTAATAGGTTCGAAGTTAACAGAAGCATAAAAGGTTCGCATTATTCCAAACGTAAACAAGTAGAAGAGAGAAGGAATCGCCGTTGATCCGAAATAATTTGAAGCCTGCCTTTGTACGTGAAAAGCCCTTCTTATatgaatacttttttaattatcgTTTGCGAAAAACTAGGCTGAAGAGAAAAGACTTGTATTTTATGCGAAGCTTTAAGAGTAAAATTTTTAGCGTATAATAGAATCCTTTTAGAAGAACCACTTACCCCAAATTTCGGCTATATCCCAGATGTTTTTCCCATAGGGTACATTGTTATGGTCGAAGTCACACCCTATAATAACGCTTAACACAAATAgccaataaaattttgattctttAACACCTGACCAATAAATATTCAAGAGAAGTATCGATCACGGTCTCAAAGtcttgaatagttaaactttttGGGTGATGAAAGCAAAACATTTATCCTCAGTAGACAAGTAAGTAGCCCCAGCTGCGAAGTGGGTACAGGTAGAAGATCATTCTGTAATAACCCatatatacttttgtatatatagctattttaaaatcaatattgGGCGTGTCAGGTAAAGTAGAATTGgcataatgtttttaaaaaatgtccCTGATGGCTTAATTGCCTTTTAACCAGCAAGAGAACGTTAACAGTTGGGCCATCTAAAAACTCTGTATTCTCAATCTTTGGAAAGTATAGGCAAATGATAGCATATGGAAATGTGTTGACTGCGGTAAAAGGCTATCTAAATGAATCCATGGATGCAGTATATTAGCTATCACAAAAATTTAGTATAGCATAACTATCCCAATAAGTAAAACATAGATGAAAGGTATGTGTTACCTCTGGTCACAAACAATCATATTAGATGTAAACTGTACACCAACTGGAATAGGAATATGCCATAAATGTTGTATTATTGTCCTTTCTAATACTTAAGATAACCAGAAAATGTTTTGCTGTGActtcatttatttttgatttcttaaAGTTTACATCTTGCTGTGAGTGGAACATTTTGAGATATGAGGGtggccttttatatttcggtatTAGAGAAAAACTACAAATGTAAATCAtagaaaatcgctttattgtttttcaaaatattcactATTAAGACATGCGTTCTGAATGCATCAACAGCTTTTTCAGGTGTCAAAAAAcgttttttggccgagatgaatatttaaagttactgtaaataacacaaatagcgctcgtgtGTCAAAACGTTCTAAGtgcataacatcaaaaatgtaaaaatttaagataaagtTGTGATTTAGCAAATTGTCACAATAGGTTTGCCAAATCCCCAGTTTCTAGAAGTTCTCTTAAAACTACTGTTGTCTACGACAATACTGAcgctttttgcaaatttatgttAAATCTGACTCGACACAAATAATTTCTGTAATAAACAGagaagtgcaaatttttcaatattgacTTAAATGCATGGTAATATAATTAGTTATGAATaggaaatattttggaaaaaaacataataatattttcaactacAACGATTGATTTTGTCTCTTTATATATCCAAATTGTAAAAATTCAAACTCTTCAATTTCGAAATATTATGACTAAAAGTGTGTAGTGTCGCCAGCGTTAAAGCCAATTTAGTAGTTTGGACTTCAGCCTATTttcgaatatatgtacatgtacgtaAAAAATCTGTATGCTAGCAATTAAATGGGCGCTTTGTTTTCATTTGCCGCTATTAAgttgatattttcaatttaacttGTTTGTTTACGATTCGAAGCGAAAGGGTTTTGCGCCGATAAGGCACttaatagcaataacaatattaagtACATTTGTAGAGCAGAAAAGCGACAAAATAAAAGATTATTGATTATTGCAAAATCATTTGGCAACAGTAgctaaatacacacacacacacatacatatgcacgaaCGCAGTGATATTGCCCACCCACTTCAAATCCACAACTCACACAGTGCGTGTTGTGCACGTTTGCAATCGCATTCGGGTCAATTACTGCGTAAAACTGGCACATTTGGTTAGTTTCCATTAAATGACTGTAAATTTCCATCAACTGTTAGTAGCAACAACTGCAttggtgtgcgtgtgtgttgacAGTTCAATGGCAATTAAGTGATTGCTGGACACAGTTTTCCTTTTTGGACGATTTTTGAATGGTTTTTTGCTTctacacatttgtatatatgtatatataagtatttctcATTTTCATACCATTTTGAAtatcttttttgatttttttcatttcggttTAACTATTTTGCATCATCGTTACACATATTTGCACTTTCGAGTGCTATGCTAACACACTTGACTACAGTGctgtgaaatttattattattttcatcaaTAATATGATAAGTGCTCAAGGTCTGCACCACATACCGCCAAATATGCCGGCTAGTCCGGCAGATCCGATAAGCGAATGCACACCTTGCAATCATCTAAAGCACAGTAACTCTCAGCACCCACATTCACATACACATCTGTCATACAATTATAGTTCGAGCTCGGCTTAGATCAACACCCGAGACGCTTTCATTGGCTCTAGCTGACTTCAAGGCGATCTGCTGCCGCCCCAAGAAACAACGCAGGCGATCTGCGCtgcattttcataaatttttttgttgttgctttttttgtaCCTACTCGAGGTTAAGCAGTGGGTTAGCGCTCAATAATATTACCGGCTGATTGCAAGGCTATTAACATTGACGATAAGCATATGTTGCCAGCTTTGCCGCATCTCCCTTGTCAACCGCTTTGCAAAAAGGTACGTTTGTTAGGTGCGGGCACGTTGCAGCGTTATTTGTGTATAAAAAGCCTGAGCGCGCAGTCAAACGATGTGATTTCGCAAGATGAAGTCGTACACTTTGGTTGCATTCGCGGCTTTGGCGCTGTTCGCCACCGTCTCATCGAAGAATATTGAGTCGAAGACTGCTGACAAGGACTTCTTGATTAAGCAAAAGTTCATTTTGGAGATCCTACAGCATGTTTATCAAGACGATGTGCTGGTGACCAAGTACGACACCAGCTACTATGAATACAAACCATGGGAACATGTTGCCGACTATCATAAACACGAATTGTTGGAGCCGTTCTTCGAACTGTGGCAACACAAGCCAATGCTTGATGATGAGATCTTCAGCATCATGTACGAGCGCCATGTGGAGTATGCCGTTGGTTTGACACGTTTGTTCTACTTCGCCAAGGATTGGACCACATTCACACATGCCGTCTTCTGGGCACGTTTGAACGTGAACAAGCAGTTGTTCATCTATGCTTTGACGGTTGCTGGTCTGCATCGCGCCGACATGCAAGGTATTGTCTATCCTGCCATTTACGAAATTCATCCATGGTACTTCTTCGATGTGGAGACCATTGAGTCCGCTGAGCGTTACAGAATGCACAATTTCCACAATGTCAAGAAGTTGGATAATATCTACAATGTTGCTATCAAGTCAAACTACAGTAATGTGTACTCAAACATGCACCGCGATCATGAGCTCGCCTACTTTCTGGAGGATGTTGGCCTCAATGCCTTCTACTACTACTACAACTTAGACTATCCATTCTGGACTAAAGGTGTCGAAGGTTTTGAGTTGAATAAGGATCGTCGTGGCGAATTCTGGATCTACACACACTGGCAGTTGTTGGCTCGTTACTATTTGGAGCGCTTGTCTCACGATTTGGGTGACATTGAGGAATTCGATATGTACGAATCTGTCACCAATGGCTATTACAGCGGTTTACGTTACTATTCCGGTGTGAATTTCCCTAACCGCGAAAATGGCTACAGCTTCTATCACTCCTACAATATGGAGTACATGCGCCTTGTAAACTTGATTAGCCAGCGTATTATGGACTACATACACGATCAGCACAAGGATGATATCGAGGCTGTCAATAAGTTGGGCAACATCTTACAAGGCAATGTGGACAGTATTGATAGAGTACGTTAC
It contains:
- the Lsp2 gene encoding larval serum protein 2, which translates into the protein MKSYTLVAFAALALFATVSSKNIESKTADKDFLIKQKFILEILQHVYQDDVLVTKYDTSYYEYKPWEHVADYHKHELLEPFFELWQHKPMLDDEIFSIMYERHVEYAVGLTRLFYFAKDWTTFTHAVFWARLNVNKQLFIYALTVAGLHRADMQGIVYPAIYEIHPWYFFDVETIESAERYRMHNFHNVKKLDNIYNVAIKSNYSNVYSNMHRDHELAYFLEDVGLNAFYYYYNLDYPFWTKGVEGFELNKDRRGEFWIYTHWQLLARYYLERLSHDLGDIEEFDMYESVTNGYYSGLRYYSGVNFPNRENGYSFYHSYNMEYMRLVNLISQRIMDYIHDQHKDDIEAVNKLGNILQGNVDSIDRVRYSSLSNYYKQIVNDGNDYGKYEETLPNTFMHYETALRDPLNFQIIKDLIHFYWHLVEVFPEYTVKDYNFEGVRINKVHMPDHLTTYFEYFDSDISNAVNVEIPVEGSADPLVNFGRNSQHDGQSFVVKARQYRLNHKPFQIQMDVTSDKAQKAIVKIYIGPGQEEDRYHFIESNYMNFFELEHFVVDLVEGVNVITRNSDDFSWWVEDRTPYLELYKKVMDATNSDYKFALNQKEAHCGVPQRLMLPIGKKGGMPYQLFFMVYPYHEPAIKQYTGYDPIISCGIGSGARWVDSLPFGFPFNRPVKHGYYFDVDNFHFEPVVIYHKEDAANVV